A single region of the Stegostoma tigrinum isolate sSteTig4 chromosome 36, sSteTig4.hap1, whole genome shotgun sequence genome encodes:
- the hypk gene encoding huntingtin-interacting protein K: MAEADGDLDLENEESERPAEKPRKHDSGAADLERVTDYAEEKEILSSDLETAMSVIGDRRSREQKAKQEREKELAKVTIRKEDVELIMNEMEISRSAAERGLREHLGNVVEALIALTD, translated from the exons ATGGCGGAGGCTGACGGAGACCTGGACTTGGAGAATGAGGAGAGCGAGCGGCCTGCAGAGAAACCGCGAAAACACGACAGCGGAGCGGCGGACCTCGAGAGGGTGACCGACTATGCGGAGGAGAAAGAGATTCTCAGCTCGGACCTGGAGACG GCAATGTCTGTCATTGGAGACAGAAGATCCCGGGAGCAGAAAGCTAAACAGGAAAG GGAAAAAGAACTGGCAAAAGTGACCATCAGGAAGGAGGACGTTGAACTGATT ATGAACGAAATGGAGATCTCTCGAAGTGCCGCAGAGCGTGGTTTACGAGAACACTTGGGAAATGTCGTTGAAGCCTTGATAGCTCTCACTGACTGA
- the serinc4 gene encoding serine incorporator 4 encodes MCESSVRAQISCCCGPSPCSLCCPFLPGIKVSTGSRLMYTLYHIVSSTGCCLLLSRTVAESMKDRVPFFRSLCEQLQPGSDCDMLIGYSAVYRVCFGTACFYLLLCVILFNVKSSRDFRALIHNGFWFVKFLVLVGISTAAFFIPNESFLHVWRYVGVTGALLFILMQLSLISVFAHFWNKNWMTGAAHGKWWSLAVLAVTLLFYAMAVTAFSLMYKFYTHPAGCLVNKALLILNISLCFVVSVLSRSQCVQERQPHSSLLQASIISCYVMYLTFSALSSRPPETVQYQGQNISVCSPSVTEDGVRAEGRTIAIVGAAVMYCCVLFACNEASYLAKVFGPSWMVRVYRYEFKKASCCFCCLDGELPSCEVEVTGGQEVIHDERDQVTYSYSSFHFVFFLASLYVMMTLTNWFNYESATLETVFSQGSWSTFWVKSCSCWLCLLLYLLILLAPPCCVDSERRRAVHVR; translated from the exons ATGTGTGAGAGCAGTGTCCGAGCACAG ATTAGCTGCTGCTGCGGCCCTTCACCCTGCTCGCTGTGCTGTCCGTTCCTGCCGGGAATTAAAGTCTCCACTGGGTCCCGGTTGATGTACACGTTGTATCACATTGTCAGTTCCACTGGATGTTGCCTACTGCTCTCCAGGACAGTCGCAGAGTCAATGAAAGACAGG GTGCCATTCTTCAGGTCTCTCTGTGAGCAGCTGCAGCCAGGCTCAGACTGTGACATGTTAATCGGATACTCGGCAGTGTACAGAGTGTGTTTCGGCACAGCCTGCTTCTACCTGCTATTGTGTGTGATTCTCTTCAACGTCAAGTCCAGTCGGGATTTCAGAGCCCTGATTCACAACGG GTTCTGGTTTGTGAAATTCCTGGTGTTGGTTGGGATCTCTACTGCTGCGTTTTTTATTCCCAATGAATCGTTTTTGCACG TTTGGCGATACGTCGGTGTGACTGGAGCACTCTTGTTCATTCTGATGCAGCTTTCCCTCATCAGTGTCTTTGCACATTTCTGGAACAAGAACTG GATGACAGGAGCCGCACatgggaagtggtggagtcttgCTGTGCTGGCCGTGACCCTGTTGTTCTATGCCATGGCAGTGACTGCGTTTTCACTCATGTACAAGTTCTACACTCACCCTGCAGGCTGCCTGGTCAACAAGGCCTTGCTCATCTTGAACATCAGCTTGTGTTTCGTGGTCTCAGTGTTATCCCGGAGTCAGTGTGTACAGGAGAGGCAGCCCCACAGCAGTCTGCTGCAGGCCTCCATCATCAGCTGCTACGTCATGTACCTGACGTTCTCCGCCCTGTCCAGCCGCCCCCCAGAGACTGTGCAGTATCAGGGCCAGAACATCAGTGTGTGCTCCCCAAGTGTCACGGAGGATGGCGTTCGGGCTGAGGGCAGGACGATTGCCATCGTTGGAGCTGCTGTCATGTACTGCTGCGTGCTGTTCGCTTGCAATGAAGCCTCTTACCTGGCCAAGGTGTTTGGGCCATCGTGGATGGTCCGTGTCTACCGATACGAGTTCAAGAAAGCGTCGTGTTGCTTCTGCTGCCTGGACGGGGAACTGCCGAGCTGCGAAGTGGAGGTGACCGGAGGCCAGGAGGTGATCCATGATGAAAGGGACCAAGTGACCTACAGTTATTCCTCCTTCCACTTTGTGTTCTTCTTGGCCTCACTCTATGTCATGATGACCCTGACCAACTGGTTCAA CTATGAGTCTGCCACACTAGAGACGGTGTTTTCCCAGGGGAGCTGGTCCACATTCTGGGTGAAGAGCTGTTCCTGTTGGCTGTGTCTCCTGCTCTACCTGCTGATCCTTCTGGCGCCACCTTGctgtgtggacagtgagagacgcCGTGCGGTCCATGTGAGGTAG